The window tttaattttaattttaattttaattttaatttgaagCTAGCTAGAATGAATGAATGAAAAGGACGGGGCAGATCAGAGGCATCGTGTAGTCACTATAATGCAGTAGCTTTAGGCAGTGTAAATATCTATCTGTATCCAAAAAGATTAACGAATATTATTCTTTTTTGAAAACCTTGTCTTCCCTTTTCATCTCACGCCatcattttgtttttgtttacaATTTCTCTTCATGTCATGTGGCCAATGGACAACGCATGCATTGCATTTCCATCGAAGACTTAATTTATATTACGTGAAATTAATCATAATAATGATATCGATAAGTTCCATATGCCTTACCGTCCCAaatataatgtttttttttcccTACACGGATTTAGAAAAATCATTGGAAAAACAAAATTTacaaagaatttttttatttaacaaaaTTGAGACAATCGAAAAAAGAAATGCGACAAGGAGTGCCTTTTAGCAAGATATAGCAGCGAGAGATTCAAGAGGACAAGGAATAGtggttttaaaaatttatttgggCTGAATTTTGTTAGATAAGATATGGGAATAGGAAAGCCCAATATAATATAAGCCCAGCCTTGGGCCCGCGTTTGTTTTCCAGTTGGGGGAAGAAGAGGAGGAACACTACACTGGTGGTAGGTGGAGGATGTTTATGTGACCATCATATTCTCGAAAATATGGCGAGAAAGAGAAGCCTGAGAAGAATTACggtgaaaatattcattttcttgATATCCCTTTTGGTGTTTGGTGCGTTTACCCCTCTCCCATCACTCTCCCATCAATCTCACCTGGGTAAAGTACGTACTCAGACCTCCATTTCCTTTCAACTTCATATTGTTTGTTTGTAGCACTGTCTCTTAGTTCTATTGATCTCAAAACAGCTAAAAGGAAACAAATTTGAGATATCGGAGGACATGTTTTGGAAAGATGGGGAGCCATTCAGGATAATAGGTGGTGACTTGCATTATTTCCGGGTGCATCCAGAGGTACCGTTAGATGTCATTCTAATTGAGATTGATCAattcttttattctttttaATTCTAAACTTAAGTTTAACTTGGCATGCTAATTTATCTGATCTCTCTCTACTCCCCTGTTGTCCTGATTGCTGTGCTAGTTTATAGTGgcattttgtttatttatttttgtgggTAATGAATTATAGTATTGGGAAGATAGACTGCTGAGGGCTAAGGCGTTGGGCTTGAATACAATTCAGACCTATGTTCCATGGAATTTGCATGAGCCGATACAGGAGCATCTGGTGTTTGAAGGCATTGCAGATATTGTTTTCTTTCTGAAGCTCTGCAAGAAATTGGATTTATTGGTTATGCTGCGTGCTGGGCCTTATATTTGTGGAGGTTAGCACTGTTTTTTTAGGacttatataatattattttttccaaAGCTATTGAATCCAACTAAATTTCCCAAATCTAGTCTTCTAAAGTCAAGCCATTTGTAAGTTTGTAATTTGGAGTTTACATATTCCATTTGCCGAATTTACTATAATACTCGGAGATGGAATTTTTTCATCTCCCAATGGCGACTTTGACTGATTGTGCATGAGTTTAGATTATTTTTAACATGTAATAACATTTCAGGTTGACCGTATGACCTTAGTTGGGATTGAAAGGAAGGCAGGAATAAAACAACTTAGATGTTTGTATGCTGTTAGTTGTCATTACGTTTTTTCAATCATAAGTTAAAATCATAGTAAATTATTTACCATTAAGGTACTTCATGGACAATTACAGTTGTCCAAAGAGCTTTTGTCATGTTTTTCCATTGGTCCATCAGTTCAATTGAAGCATATCTTTTGGCTCTTACTGTAGTACCATGTTCTCTCATGATTGCCTAAAGGTCTGAATTCTGCTTTATATATTTGAGTTTTTACCCATTTTCAAACCAGCAACCTGGCTGTTCTAGATAAATATTTTCTCTTTGAATTAAACCCCAACTATGATATACTATATTTTGAGATGCAATTTCAAACTGGGAAATGTTTAGCAAGGTTACCTCCTTGTGGCATGTGTTTATctccattttctttttcttgggattataGAGTGGGATTTGGGAGGCTTCCCTGCTTGGTTGCTTGCCAAAGAGCCTGAGATCAAGCTTAGATCATCAGATGCCGCCTTCCTTCAACTGGTAAATTTATTTGCCTAGAAAAACGAATTTAATCATGCCAACTCACTACTTGATTTGTGAAGATATATTTGCTGATTTTTTCAATGCTGAATTCAACTTTTGAGGTGGAAAAATGGTGGTCTATCCTACTTCCAAAAGTGTCTCCTCTTCTTTACAGCAATGGAGGTCCTGTTATAATGTTCCAGGTGGGTCAAACCAAGGAATCAGATGCTTCATTAAATTgtctaataaaatattaatatgtagTTACTCCTGTTCTTGACCAGAATCTAAGAGCAACGATAAAAATAGtgcaaaaatatatatgaattaaCTGTTTGAAGGATTCTTTTAGTGTTCAGCTTGGCTTTTAACTGATGTAGCTATGGCATGGCTCCTGTTCTTGTGAAACTTTTTCATTCAATCGCTTCCTGCTACACGGTGTACAACAACTAATATACCTTCCGTACATAAAATTAGGTGATTACTTCATTGTTGCTGATGTTATTTCTGCACGACGGATTTTCTTCTTCCATAAATGTTATAATATAAGGTTAGAACCTTCAAAATTATTAGCACATTTCTGCAATCGTTTTGATTTAACACCTCAAAATCATATGGTTAGATTCAAATATTACAAATTtaggaataaataaattttatggtaatttaGGAATAAATATAGAGCGACCCAAAATTAGGAGTAAAActagaaaaaaaattagtttcaaACCATGTTATTACTTCCTGGTTTTACATTCCCAAAAGGTCAATCAAGCCATCATGTCATCATAAGGTAATTATCTTGTGATTGGAAATCTAGCTCTTGAAACTTCTATCTTGTAAGTATGTGGGAAATATTGAATTATAAactaaatatttttatgcaacATATCCGAGAGTTTTGTTGCTACCGATTCTTGCATATCCTCATTTTTTGTCCGTCATCTTATGTTAATAGTGGATATTCTAAGTGCTAAATAATTTGACAGATTGAGAATGAATTTGGCTCATATGGGGATGACAAAGCTTACTTGCATTACTTGGTTAAACTTGCACGGCGGCTCCTTGGAGATGATATCATATTGTAAGATGGGTTCATAAATAGTTGAAGAAGTTGTTACTTTATATTCTTGAATGCTTTCTTATGCATTATCATATCTCACTGCAAGTGTGACTCTATGAGGTTGTGGACGTTTAGTGCTAGGATTTTGGTGTATTTGTCTTGTCATGCATATTTAGTTCCTGGTAATACAGTCGTGGTTTGAGAAAATAATAGGTGTAGCCTATCTGTCTTCTTTAAACCTTATAATTACTAATTGATAAATTTTGATTGTTTTTTACACATCTATATGGAATTACACTGTTGTTTGTAGGTATACTACAGATGGAGGTTCCAGAGAAACTCTTGAGAAAGGAACAATTCAAGGAGATGCTGTTTACTCTGGTTAGATGACAAGAATGCTCAATTTTAGAATCATTCATTCGAGTTCCCACAGTTTCCTCGTGTGACTAACGTAGAGACTATTTCTATTGATTTCATACTAGTAATTCGAAATTGATTACCCTGAGTATTTACTGAGAGCAACTGTAGCCAATGATCTTAGAGAAGTCTATTTAACAACTCACGATTCCCAACTCCATTGGCACTGGTGGATGTAGGAATTTGTCCTAGTGAAAGGCgcaaataaagataaaaaaaaaattcaaatacaaaTGGAGCTGAAGACAATTAACCTATTATGTAATTTGCAAAACCAtaacaaaacaaattttcatAGCCACTAAGCGGAAATGAGTAACTGATATCTTGCACTATGTTCTTGGATGtactatttatatatttaacgTGCATTTAAAAGGTGATTTAAGCATTTAAGCAAACGAAGTCCGAGGTTTTATGGTTAAAGTAAGCGCTTCAGCGAAGGACTGCCCTTAGCTTGTCTCAGAGCAGCAACAGCAGAGCCTTGTTGAGTTAGCCTATGTGCATACCTCGTGGGCATTTTTTTAATAACTATGGGTTAATCCTATCTAATACTTCATTCAATTACAACAATCGTCAGTCTGAAGTTTCACTTTTCCGTATAGCCGTTGACTTCACTACTGGAGATGATCCATGGCCCATATTTAAGCTGCAAAAAGAGTTTAATGCACCAGGAAAATCGCCACCACTCTCAGCGTTGGTATCTTTTTTTCTTCATATGGGTTCTGTGAAATATTTCCTTCTCTTAATCATGTTTTTTATTTCAGCGAATTCTATACTGGTTGGCTCACTCATTGGGGAGAGAATATTGCAAGCGCTGATGCAACTCAAACTGCAACTTATTTGGAAAAGATTTTGTCAAAGAATGGGTCTGCTGTCCTCTATGTATGCCTTTATACTCTATGTTTGGTTGTCGAAAATGACTGTTTACCACTCATAGGATTACATATGCTCTTTATTCTAGATGGCACATGGTGGCACAAACTTTGGTTTTATAGTGGTGCCAACACCGGAGCAAATGAGTCCGACTACAAGCCTGACCTTACATCTTATGATTATGTGAGGAAGATCATGAATCCGTTAATCATGTCATCATTAAGCTTATCACACTTCTTCCTTCTCAAACTTGCCACCTCATTTTCTAGGATGCGCCTATCAGGGAATCTGGAGATGTGGACAACAAAAAGTACAAAGGTAAGTTAACCTTGTGGAAATCTGTAagtatcttcttcttctttttgatattttttcttTCTAGACTGTACATTAAGAAAACATATGAAATCTATAATCAATTGAACTCTGTGATTAATTATTTTCATTTAGATGTGCTTTTAAAGTCTTTCCTACATCCCTCTCAATATTTGAAATTTGACGTTGTCACTGTCTCTGATTTTTTAGAAAAAGTGTGGGATTTATGAATATAATGATGAGGTGAGGAATTCTTATTTCACTTCCCTTGAAAAATGAATACAGTGCTACACTCATATATAATGCAAAAGTTCAAGCTAACAACCTAATCTATCCAAATATTTGAATTACAACTATAGGATAAAAGCTGATAGAAGATTTAAATGGGAAAAACCAACTTATCCAATATGATCTTATCGGATCTTCAACACTCCTCCTCAAGTTGGTTTGTATATGTTGATCATGTCCTAACTTGGACACTAAGTTTTCAAAATTTGGTCGGTATAAGGCCTTAGTTAGAATGTCTGCAACTTGGGTGTGGCTGGGGACATAACAAATTTTCAAAGTCCTTTTCTCGAGTTTTTCACTTATGAAATGACGATCGGCTTCAACGTGCTTAGTTCAATCATGATGGACTAGATTTTTGGCAATACTTATCGCCGCTTGGTTGTCACACTTTAGTATTATTTCTTGATGCCCCTCTACTTTCAGTTCTGCCAACCACCTTTGTATCCATATCCCTTCACAAGTTTCATTAGCCAATGACCGAAACTTAGCTTCTGCACTGCTTCTTGCTACCACAGATTGTTTCTTGCTTCGCCATGTTGCGAGGTTACCCCATACAAATGAGCAATACCCAGATGTAGATCGTCTGTCAGTGGAAGATCCTGCCCAATCAGCGTCACTGTATACTTGTATGTTTCTTTGTGCTGTCTTCTGGAAGCATAGTCTCTTTCCAGGGGATCCTTTGAGGTACTTCAATATACGACAAACAACATTCATATGTTCTTCAGTTGGATTGTTCATGAATTGGCTTACAACACTTGCCACAAATCAAATGTCCGGTCTTGTGTGATATAGGTATATCAGTTTGCCCACCAACCTCTGGTACTGTCCTTTGTCGATCGTTGGACTTTCCTCATTCTTTCCAAGTTTTATATTTGGATCCATAGGAGTTTCAAGAGGCTTGCACCCCAACATCCCAGTCTCCTTCAAAAGGTCAAGGACGTATTTTCTTTGAGAAATAAAAATTCCATGCTTTGATCTGACCACTTCCATCCACCAGAAATATTTCAACTGTCCTAGATCCATCATCTCGAATTCTCTTGAGTGTAGTTCCTTGATCTAAGTTCTGCCTTCTTCACGGTTCTCAGTAATTATAATGTCGTCAACATATACGATGATAACAAAAATCCTATCTTGGTTGGAATGCTTGACAAACATAGTGTGATATGATTGACACTGTGTGTATCCACTTTCTTTCAATACTTTGGTGAACTTGTGGAA is drawn from Primulina eburnea isolate SZY01 chromosome 10, ASM2296580v1, whole genome shotgun sequence and contains these coding sequences:
- the LOC140803513 gene encoding LOW QUALITY PROTEIN: beta-galactosidase 17 (The sequence of the model RefSeq protein was modified relative to this genomic sequence to represent the inferred CDS: inserted 1 base in 1 codon; deleted 1 base in 1 codon) encodes the protein MARKRSLRRITVKIFIFLISLLVFGAFTPLPSLSHQSHLGKLKGNKFEISEDMFWKDGEPFRIIGGDLHYFRVHPEYWEDRLLRAKALGLNTIQTYVPWNLHEPIQEHLVFEGIADIVFFLKLCKKLDLLVMLRAGPYICGEWDLGGFPAWLLAKEPEIKLRSSDAAFLQLVEKWWSILLPKVSPLLYSNGGPVIMFQIENEFGSYGDDKAYLHYLVKLARRLLGDDIILYTTDGGSRETLEKGTIQGDAVYSAVDFTTGDDPWPIFKLQKEFNAPGKSPPLSAEFYTGWLTHWGENIASADATQTATYLEKILSKNGSAVLYMAHGGTNFXFYSGANTGANESDYKPDLTSYDYDAPIRESGDVDNKKYKALRRVIAKYSSKPLISIPSDNEKTAYGRIKLDKISFLYDTIDYKNLFGAMESEIPKSMEAIGQMFGFVLYASEYAPHDYKNVLYIPKVHDRAQVFVSCDDDSAKRPSYVGTITRWSTTTIDLPYVKCPSKIKLLILIENMGRLNYGPYIFDKKGILSSVYVNSRPLYKWKMISIPLQNLNESKRINPITLNAEMKFLEKSDSNKLKDQEKLNIEPAFYTGHFNIDKVTDTFLSFKGWNKGVTFVNDFNVGRFWPSVGPQCTLYIPAPILREGENILVILELESPNPGLFVRSVNQPDFTCGPATLKVG